The proteins below are encoded in one region of Ricinus communis isolate WT05 ecotype wild-type chromosome 6, ASM1957865v1, whole genome shotgun sequence:
- the LOC8268929 gene encoding thymocyte nuclear protein 1 — protein MGKEKQYWLLKTEPGEWSWDDQASNGGITNWDGVKNKQAQKNLKAMNIKDLCFFYHSGAKARRVVGVVAVVKEWYSNDDDEVVVDVKAVGEMRRPVDLKEMKNDDGLSDFALFRQPRLSVVPVPKEVWERVCELGDGFEGDGNDDNQEQD, from the coding sequence ATGGGTAAAGAAAAGCAATATTGGCTGCTCAAAACTGAACCAGGAGAATGGTCATGGGATGATCAAGCATCAAATGGAGGAATAACAAATTGGGATGGAGTCAAAAATAAACAAGCCCAGAAAAACCTCAAAGCCATGAACATCAAAGATCTATGCTTCTTTTACCATTCGGGTGCTAAAGCTCGTCGCGTGGTTGGTGTTGTGGCGGTAGTGAAAGAATGGTATAGTAACGATGATGATGAGGTAGTTGTGGATGTTAAGGCGGTCGGGGAAATGAGGAGGCCAGTtgatttgaaagaaatgaaaaatgatGATGGGTTGAGTGATTTTGCTTTGTTTAGGCAGCCTCGGCTGTCGGTTGTGCCGGTTCCCAAGGAGGTTTGGGAGAGGGTTTGTGAATTGGGTGATGGGTTTGAAGGGGACGGAAATGATGATAATCAAGAACAAGACTAG
- the LOC8268930 gene encoding ribosomal RNA small subunit methyltransferase E isoform X2, whose product MQMQALMIPIRPRFTELLTRQWLKPLSLRAYSSSSEYSNQSRGGLPRFFCEILPSSKGGIVRVQGDEFWHIVKVLRLSISDRIELFNGKGALVEGCIERIDRTGLDFVAVNDPKIVLPQTIKWHVFAAFGSLKGGRADWLVEKCTELGAHSVTPLLTERSPSISDNRVDRLERVILAATKQSAEATPVVNVLASSRKESSGLIIVGPEGDFTEREAALMMEAGATAVGLGPLRLRVETATMALLGTLMLWSDAQQFSSA is encoded by the exons atgcaaatgcaagCCCTAATGATACCAATACGACCTCGTTTTACTGAACTCTTAACTCGTCAATGGCTCAAACCTTTAAGCCTCCGTGCATACTCATCGTCATCGGAATACTCCAACCAATCACGTGGTGGCCTCCCTCGCTTCTTCTGCGAAATTCTTCCTTCTTCAAAa GGTGGTATTGTTCGTGTACAAGGTGATGAATTCTGGCACATTGTTAAAGTTTTAAGATTATCCATCAGCGACAG GATAGAGCTTTTCAATGGGAAAGGAGCTCTAGTAGAAGGGTGCATTGAGAGAATTGACCGTACTGGACTTGATTTTGTGGCAGTCAATGATCCAAAGATAGTTCTTCCCCAGACAATAAAGTGGCATGTATTTGCAGCATTCG GTAGTTTAAAAGGTGGTCGAGCTGATTGGCTTGTTGAGAAATGCACT GAGTTGGGGGCTCATAGTGTGACCCCTCTGCTAACAGAACGCTCCCCATCAATCTCAGATAATCGAGTGGACAGGTTGGAACGTGTCATTTTAGCAGCAACGAAACAAT CTGCAGAAGCTACTCCGGTTGTTAATGTACTGGCTTCATCTAGAAAAGAGTCAAGTGGATTGATAATCGTGGGACCAGAAGGGG ATTTCACGGAGAGAGAGGCTGCCTTGATGATGGAAGCAGGTGCCACAGCTGTTGGTCTTGGACCACTTCGCCTTCGTGTTGAAACTGCAACAATGGCACTTTTGGGAACTCTAATGTTGTGGTCTGATGCTCAGCAATTCTCTTCTGCCTAG
- the LOC8268931 gene encoding uncharacterized protein LOC8268931 → MANQLENLVQSIKSKVRSLKKSKKPYIKMDKSSSVKVEIRSRKAKQLIDKTLKKADRPGKRSIS, encoded by the coding sequence ATGGCAAACCAGCTAGAGAATCTAGTGCAGTCAATAAAATCAAAGGTCAGATCATTGAAGAAATCCAAGAAACCTTACATCAAAATGGACAAAAGCTCAAGTGTCAAAGTTGAGATCCGTAGCAGAAAAGCAAAACAACTCATTGACAAGACTCTCAAAAAGGCTGATCGTCCTGGGAAGCGCAGCATTTCttga
- the LOC8268928 gene encoding phytosulfokines: MFHTTLTLTIHCNNINMANKVTATFFIIAFLFISFTLTKAVRPEPFAKYPNAVAEIRDEDDGQAETCEGEGKEDCLMRRTLAAHIDYIYTQKTNP, encoded by the exons ATGTTTCATACTACCTTGACATTAACTATACATTGCAACAACATTAATATGGCTAACAAGGTCACCGCCACCTTCTTCATAATAGCCTTCCTTTTCATCTCCTTCACTCTCACCAAAGCCGTCCGGCCGGAGCCTTTCGCTAAATACCCGAATGCCGTCGCAGAAATCCGGGATGAG GATGATGGTCAAGCCGAGACTTGCGAGGGCGAAGGCAAGGAAGATTGCTTGATGAGGAGAACGCTTGCAGCTCACATTGATTATATCTATACCCAGAAAACCAATCCATGA
- the LOC8268930 gene encoding ribosomal RNA small subunit methyltransferase E isoform X1 translates to MQMQALMIPIRPRFTELLTRQWLKPLSLRAYSSSSEYSNQSRGGLPRFFCEILPSSKGGIVRVQGDEFWHIVKVLRLSISDRIELFNGKGALVEGCIERIDRTGLDFVAVNDPKIVLPQTIKWHVFAAFGSLKGGRADWLVEKCTELGAHSVTPLLTERSPSISDNRVDRLERVILAATKQCQRLHEMVLNPPTKVEGLLPLIADSKLSFLAAAEATPVVNVLASSRKESSGLIIVGPEGDFTEREAALMMEAGATAVGLGPLRLRVETATMALLGTLMLWSDAQQFSSA, encoded by the exons atgcaaatgcaagCCCTAATGATACCAATACGACCTCGTTTTACTGAACTCTTAACTCGTCAATGGCTCAAACCTTTAAGCCTCCGTGCATACTCATCGTCATCGGAATACTCCAACCAATCACGTGGTGGCCTCCCTCGCTTCTTCTGCGAAATTCTTCCTTCTTCAAAa GGTGGTATTGTTCGTGTACAAGGTGATGAATTCTGGCACATTGTTAAAGTTTTAAGATTATCCATCAGCGACAG GATAGAGCTTTTCAATGGGAAAGGAGCTCTAGTAGAAGGGTGCATTGAGAGAATTGACCGTACTGGACTTGATTTTGTGGCAGTCAATGATCCAAAGATAGTTCTTCCCCAGACAATAAAGTGGCATGTATTTGCAGCATTCG GTAGTTTAAAAGGTGGTCGAGCTGATTGGCTTGTTGAGAAATGCACT GAGTTGGGGGCTCATAGTGTGACCCCTCTGCTAACAGAACGCTCCCCATCAATCTCAGATAATCGAGTGGACAGGTTGGAACGTGTCATTTTAGCAGCAACGAAACAAT GTCAGCGGCTGCATGAAATGGTTCTAAATCCTCCTACAAAAGTTGAAGGCCTTCTGCCTCTT ATTGCCGATTCAAAGCTATCTTTTCTGGCAGCTGCAGAAGCTACTCCGGTTGTTAATGTACTGGCTTCATCTAGAAAAGAGTCAAGTGGATTGATAATCGTGGGACCAGAAGGGG ATTTCACGGAGAGAGAGGCTGCCTTGATGATGGAAGCAGGTGCCACAGCTGTTGGTCTTGGACCACTTCGCCTTCGTGTTGAAACTGCAACAATGGCACTTTTGGGAACTCTAATGTTGTGGTCTGATGCTCAGCAATTCTCTTCTGCCTAG